The genomic DNA gaggCCAGTGAGGGGTACCAGATTGGCTGTCACTCCTTAGGGAGCACAGAGTATGCAAGGAGAGCTGGAGAACCACAGGCTCCTCCTACCATTGTACcttcctgctggagctcagtgGCTGCCTGGACAGAGAGCCCTGAGTTTTCTAGCTGTGCTCAGTGCTCACTAGAGGTTCCAGTCTACCAGACTGAATCATAGAaaaaactcttttaaaaaattacacatCTTAAGAAATGAAACTAAACTAAATTTGCATTGAAATTCTTGGTTTTTTGCAGTCTATAAATGTTTCTGAAGAGACCACTGAGGACTCATGGGTGAACAAACTTTCTCCAGCAAAAAGGAGACTCATGTAAGTTGCTCACAGTTCTTTTGCTGATGCATAGAAAGTAGCCAGAGAAAGTAGTTATACACAGTGTAGGAGCAGAATTTGTGATTTCCTAGCCAAGTCACACAATAAATGACAGATTTTTACATACAAGTGTAGTGTGCAAATCTATGTATGAATAGTTGCGCAGCTATTTAGATTATTCCATTGGCACTGTTGAGTGTGTCTAACCTTACCAATCAAGTATTAGGTACTActgtgaaaaatataatttggcAAAGGAAATAACAATATCAATTCAGTAATTTCAGAGCTGGGTTTTAGCACCTAGTTGATTAGCACTGTAGCATAGAAGAAGCCTGTGCTAATGACATGCTTCCAGATGTGGTTTCCAAGTGAATACAACTGGAGAAGGCATGGCAGTATGGTAAGGAGACAGTAAAAGTGCTTCAAAGTGGAAGCAAGCTAACAAGAAGCCTTGTGTGGGGAGTGGAGACTGCCACAAGTACAGCAATCTGGAGATGGAGAAGCAGACTGAAGAGTCAATGAACCTGGGAAATTAGAATATATAGATGGCAACAACAAAGGTGAGGGTGGGAAcattttaaactgaatttttgtttgctgtCCCCTAGCTCTGCTTTTAGGAAATCCTAGTTATTTAGTTTCCTGTATCATTAATGTAGATTGCTGGCTTTTGCAGCAGGCATTGTTTGTCTTGTTTGGTTCAAAGTAGGAGGAAACTACGTGAACCATTTCTctaccagaaaagaaaaacgtgctaaaatgttttgtttttgtggctAGCAATTTTTATATGATGCACGGTTTTTACGTGTGCTACTGGGCTTACATGTGTTGTCTACTTCCTTAACTCATGCAAGGctattttctcctatttttgctcttttaaaGAGGCTGTAGCCTGGCTGTAGTGGCTGGAATACTCTATGGTTCCAGTTTTGTACCAGTGCTTTACATCAAGGACCATGGAAGAAGAAATGAAACTGTGTACACAGGAGCAAGTCAGTTTGGTAAAGGCTTATAGATCACTTCTACCTCATTTCATCATTGTGTTCTCCTTTTTTTGAAGGCATAGGGTGAAGTTCTTGATATGCCTAAAAATATACCATGACAATTTATCCATTCTGCACTACTTTAGATGTTGTCATAATCATAGCCCTAGCACTCCCTTTTTCTCAGAGGTTAATTACACCATAAAAAACACTGAGAAGCAGACCAAAGACTACCATACTTAACTCACAGGTATGTTTCTGAAGGCATTAAATACTATCATTCTTAAAGTACAGAGTTTGTATGAGTGGAGAATGAGGACATGAGCTTGCCAATTGCCAACAGCAATAAAGGAGAAGATTGACCATAACAGATGAGGAGAGCAGACATGTAATAACATAAGTAATTAAAACCATGTTGGTTTTATAAATTGAAACCATTTAACATAAGCCTAATTGCCATTTTCAAACAACATTCCCCCAGAAACATTTTCCTTAAGGTTGAAGTTATCCTCTTATCAGGTAATGCCTGAAGCACCTTAAGAGCAAAGTACTACTGAGAACACAATGTCACCATTGTCATATACAATTTCTCTTGAATACTGCAATGTATGTATTCCCCAGCCAGGCAAAACAGATGTTGTCGTTACCATAACTGTCTTTCCTGTTGAGAATTTATAGCTCCAAGGAGACAAGGATCACCTTGCTACAGGCTTCTGCTTCACCATGTTGGAAATACTCTCTTAGCATGTACGAAATCCATAAAGGATTTGTTATTGTTCATAATTATAGTGATCAAAATTATGATACATCCTTCAAGATGAAAAAAGGGCAAAACTGAGCTATATATGGCTTACATAATCTGTGCAGTTGTCTTGCTGTAAAATGTATAGAAAAAAGCAATGATACAGGAACATAATTACAACTTTTCTTGACCATCTACAATTATGTAAAATCCCCACTTCAGTTTTGTAGCCTCACTTGTGGATTTTCTCAAGATTTTAGTAAGTTAATTCAGGAATATGTAATAGAGTTCTGAAAATAACAGCTCATAGAAATGTTTAGAAGCCTGTAATAAGTCAACACAGCGTTTGGTTCATGTTTAATAGGTGTCACTGATTGTATGCATCCACAGACTGGCAgctgtgttcagcacaatgAGATTTGAATTCTTAGGAGTAGCACCTTTATGCATTTTTGTCTATATAAATGTTATTGGTGAGTATAATTTTGTTAAAACTGGTAGCTGGTGTTTTTACTAACATTTTGTAATTTCTCTTTCAGATTTAGATTATGTTTTTGCGCACTTCAGTGGAATATTTCTTACAAGTACCATCTACTTTTTGATCTATTGTGCAGTCAGGAAGAATAAACCTTATGTTTATCCCCAAGCCATATTGCCAGGTATGACTGTTTTTAAATCAGCATTTCATTTCAGCTACTTTTTTGGACCATTTTGCAGTGATTAGTTCAAGTTGTGTTCACCTTTCAAGCAACTTCATTTGACTTCTTGTCTCTTTTGAAAGAGCACTATTAGGTTACTTAATTAAGGGTAGGAGACAGTGGTAACTTTTGTTCTAATCTGAAAAGAGAACGAAGTGACATTGCAGGTTTTCAAACACTGATTGCCAGAGTGGAGAGCACATTGCccagaaaataataaacttAAATTGATTTGCTGCTTCAGTTGGAGTAGCTCATTTTTATCCTTCAAGCTTTGGTTTAGTTTGCCAGACCCAGCTTGTTAAAGTAATTAATGTACTAAGCTACTTCTATACAATTGCTGTATTATGCTACAAGTATAAAACTTGCACAAACTGCTGCCCATACCTTGCTATGCATGTTTTTGattgggatttatttttctagGGTTTGTTTCTGGTGTGCTTTGGGCAATAGCCAATTGCTGCTGGTTCCTGGCCAATCACTATCTCAGTGCTGTCGTCAGCTTTCCAATAATTACTGCAGTAagtatataaaaaataaaatctctaaCTAGCATTAAAAGTGAATGGGTTTTTTACCCTTCTGTTTTTGGAATTCAGTTGAAATTGATGGGTCTAGAGCATTGTTAGTCAAAATGATGCAGTGCCCACTCTGCTTGTCTGCGCTAGTCTTTGGATTTTTAGGAGCATGAATGATTGTGACAAGCACCATCTTGGTCAATGTCAAGCATAAGAAAAACCAGACTAATTGAGAGTGTGAGTCTTCAGGTTATGTAAAAGCCAAAGCTTTGTAAACAGAATTATATCAATATTAACTACTTAATTGAAGTGATtataagaataatttttatgcTTTCATCCCAGGAAGTACATTTTGGTCTGGATGTTTTTGAATTTGTAAATTTTGTCCCCTAGTAGTCGTTTTGCTTGcttaagtaattttttctttttacagttcTTGAACAAACAGAACAGATTATGTACTATTGAAAATGTTCTTATGCAAATGTGTGGAAAATAGTTTGGCCTGTTCTGTCTCTGTTTTATTCCTGTTTATGATGTACCTTTAAAGCATAAATTCCAATTACTAGGTAAAAGTAAACTTTGCATTTACTCTCTTGACACTGCACTAGTTGGTAATACAAAGGTGGCAAATGAGAGTTAATAAATATTAAGGCCAAAGTTTTGCTTaacagctgtgttttggaagCAAACTAATGAAAGAGCTTTAATAGGGATTGAGCTTTGCCTCAAGATGCAGTAAGTCAAAATATACAGtgtgcaatgaaaaaaaaaaaccttgggATCATTCTAATTAGAAATTGAAGGATTAATGGGAAGCAGTTGTAGTAATTTAGTTATCAGTATGCCTAAAGGACAAGGGTGTAAaatcacaaaatgaaaaataaaaggaagcaCAGATGAGAAACTGCCTATCTGGACCACAGGTtcagaactgctgctttacTTCACTCTGGAGAAAATTTTTAGAGAGGTATTCATCACATCCCTTTAacactttgtttcattttttaaaagtgcattCCTCTCACAGCGCACATTATCTATAGAGTGAAATAACCTCTCAAATAGTAGTTGGCAAAGTCACTAGGAAACAGCACCCACACATATATTCAGCATGTGACAGTTTGCAGCTGACAGACACAGATATATGCAGCATTGAGGATGAAGAGAGGAAGGTCACTGGCCAAACATCTGTCAAGTGTTTCTCAGAACAGCTCTAATGCAAAGCATTAACAGAGCCAGTTTTGCTTCATGTTCAGATATTTTCTCATCAGAGATGAAAATTCAGATCCTTTATCCCTCAGGGGAAAAACTATTACCCAGACTGCCTGGAAGTTGCTGTTGTGTGTCACTGTTTGCTGTTAGCCAGGAAACCTGGCTACAACATCACAGAAAATCAAGAGTTTCCCTGACCTGTCTCCCTGGCTGGCTTTGTGCTCTGTCCAGATGCCAACTATACAGGAAATACATCTATGTTTCAGTCTCTTGCTAACCTTCTGAGTGATAAAATCAAACTTTGTCCAGTAGTTAGTCATGCTAATAAAGGAAATGTTAGGAAACATTGTGGGCTCTTAATTTGGCCTAAAGTGAGGCATGTTATTTGGAGTCCACTGAAAGAACATGTAACTGCTGGAGCAGACTCTGCAGTGTAGTGTAGAAAGAAGTTGTgcctactgaaaaaaaaaaaaagccaaaaaaaccaGCAGTTTCTTGATTCTTTAGCCCTTCCTGAAGATTTTATTGTATCTTACTTAGTAAATATTTCAGTGGTGTTTATGCTTTTGTCATAAGTGCTTTATTTATACAGAATGGAAGGACTTAAATGTGTTATGCAGACAAAATTCAACCACCCTGAGAGCAGTAATGAGACAGAGTAAATTTTAATGAAGTGCTGTAATGTACAAATTAATCTTATTCTTTAGGGTCCTGGCCTTGTTGCTGCAATGTGGGGAGTCCTTGTATTTAAGGAAATCAAGGTAATGTATTAGGTCTCTCACCTAATAACTCTTGCCTGCCTCTACCTGTAGAGACAGCATGACTTGGTATACAGCTGTATCTCAGATTCCTGCTCCTTACAAGTATTACATTATGAAACTGAAAGTGACATTGTGCCATATTAAGTTTTCCAAGAAACCTGAAGAACTGTGAACAATTTTTACAGGAATGAGGATTTTAGTTCCAtggctgtgtgaggagcagtgGATGTAAATGAAGACTGtagcacagccaggagcaggatgcCAGGCACTGCCTGAAGACAGTTTTCATTTGAGCCAGTTCTTTTAGTGAAGCAGGGGAATGAGCAGTTGTCCCAATAATGCATCAGCAAGTACATTACATTTTTAGGGTCAGGTTCAACAAAGGATGTAAAAATGCAGCAGGTATTGTAATTACAATTATTATTACATTGTAATATTACTATTATTAGAGATGTTATTATTGTAAAGACCTTTGTAATTACAGTGTAATGTAAAGATTCTAAATTGATACAGCAGTGGTTGTGTACAACAAGCTAATTTACTGGATTTTAACATAGAGGGCAGAAGTTAGTTTTCTAGTGGAATCTGAAGCACTGAATGGTAGCAGTGTAACACCAGATTCTTTTTGCCAATCTGTCCAGGATCCGTAGGTACCTAACTTGGATCTAGAACTAAAAGTTCTGTCTCCCACTGCAGATTAGTGGTGTACTACTGTAGAAGGTCATAATGTTCATCACCCAAATCTTTATAACTCTCTAAGCCTTTCATTCTTTTCATATAATCTCTGCCTAAATGCAACTTAGtactttgttttactttttttttccaagtggtATCAATAATGACAAGatgatattttcctttttctcttcttttgccTGTACAGGGACTGAAAAACTATGTGCTACTGTCAGTATCGTTTTGCATCATTTTGGCTGGATCactttccacagctttttctaaAGTTTGAAAGGACCTTCTGGACCAGTAGATGGTGCTAACGTTTAACACAAATAGAAAGACCATGTTGGTAGATCTCAATAcataataattttcaaaatgcatgTCCAACATTTACACTAACTTACTTCAGCCaagtggaaaatgaaaacatttgccatgaaagaaaatctggaaatatttgttcctgtttttcttGGAATAGTAAGAAAATCAAAGGACTTTATTAATCAAAGCTAAATGATTTTATTGTTActaattttttggtttttcattCAGGTGCTAAACTTCATGTCATCATAAATTTTGGATAAATCATTGTGATAGTGGATAGTGATTTTAATGTTAGTTTATAATACTGTATGTGTTTGCAAGCtgatttgttttattaaaacatttttcttactGACTTAAATATAAGATACATCTTGAAATATTCCTTATGAAACTGATATCCATGAAAAtaataaagcttttcttttatttagaaGCGTTATTCTGTAAATTCATGAGTGTACATGAAAATGTTACCTTCCAGTCACTTCAGATTTGCGAAGAAGATTGAGTAAAAGGGGTGctgcaaaataaattacttttgtttcatgttttccATAACCACCCTAACAGGGACAACTGCTTATTTTCTTACTTGTGGCAGCTAACCTTCATGTATGCAGAGCATGCTATTTGAATCTCCCCTTAGCCTTTTCTTCAGTACATTagacacccccagctccttcagtcTTCTCTTGCCTGTAACTTGCTTGCAATTTCTATGTGTCTTTCCTGACAATAGAATGGTTTGGCTGGAAGGGACTTCAAAATCATCTAGGCCCAACCCCTCTGCTGAGGACAGGGATGCAGTttactagaccaggttgctgaGGGCCCCagaccttgaacacttccagagataAGACAGaagcagcttctctggacagcctATTCAAGTCTTGCACCACCACCTGAGTAAGGAATTTCATgctaacatctaatctaaacctaacCTCTCAGTGTAAaaccattgccccttgtcctgtcactgtctgCCCAtataaaaagtccctctccctcctttttgtACACCACCTTAAGCTTCTGGAAGGCTGCAGTGAGGTTTCCCTGAAGCTTTCTCCATGCTGATCTCTCACAAAGTGGACTGGGTCTGTGTAGAATACCAAAACATAGCAGTCAGGCTACATCTTGTAGCCAAAAGCTAGGAAGACCAGCAGTAAGACTATGGATATTTTTCCCCATCCCATTTGCAAGCTCTGTTCATAGTTAGGCATCACAACTTTTTGCTATCGTGACTTGATATTGTTAACATGTTTAGATTGCAATCataatttctcctttctcccttcCACCTTTGTCTGCTCTGCAACAGATTTGGTTTTAGAACTATTACTCAGCCTGCTTTTTCCTGGCTTGTGTTGTTTATTCCTACCTAGGTGTCAGAACTTGGTGTCTGacagttttttccccctttaagGCATTTCTCTAATGTTAAACTTGTTCTCCAACTAGGTGGCAGCATTTTTCAGCCAgatgtcatctgcaaatttaatAAATGTACTCTCAAATTGCTATAAATAATTAATGAACATGCTGCATGTTACTGGCCTTTACTTACATTTTGGTATCTAATACTTCTTTTTACTTTTCAGGGAGCAATTGATTAACCTTTGAGTACAATTTTCCTGTCTTGCAGTGCTTTTGTGTAGACTGTGTTCTCAGAGCTTTTACATAACATCAGGTAGAAAAGTCATGGTACATGATGTTTTCCACTAATACCTGATATTGAACTGAAaagtggtattttttttctgtccagtACCCGGATCAGGCACAATTTCTCCTTGACAGACATCGACTGTTACTTACCTAGCCATTATTCTATTGACTCAGACAAGGACAAGTAATACATTCATTGTGGTTTTGAAATAACTTGTATTAAACAGGACATTTATTCATTTCCTtggttctgtttaatttcttaaAGTTCACAGTCTTAAGGGTTCCCTTCTTAAATATTCCCGGAATTTATTCCATGCCAGAAAGCTGCTGATCAACAAAGaattggaaaaatgaaaacacaataTCCTTAGGCTCCTCAGGTTTACACATAGGCTTTAGGATAGGACTTTAAAACTGGGCTTTAGTATGTCAGTGAGGTGCATATACT from Ammospiza nelsoni isolate bAmmNel1 chromosome 4, bAmmNel1.pri, whole genome shotgun sequence includes the following:
- the TMEM144 gene encoding transmembrane protein 144, encoding MNIGKAYSAANISNGTDLAIGFSSSTVAVLLFGTNFVPVKKFDTGDGMFFQWILCASIWIVSLVVNLIQNCPRFWPLAMVGGFVWATGNVTVVPIVKTIGLALGLLIWASFNLLTGWASSRFGWFGIDPEEVSRPILNYIGAGLSLISAVIFLFIKTEVQSSSTSLESTPLLRESSINVSEETTEDSWVNKLSPAKRRLIGCSLAVVAGILYGSSFVPVLYIKDHGRRNETVYTGASQFDLDYVFAHFSGIFLTSTIYFLIYCAVRKNKPYVYPQAILPGFVSGVLWAIANCCWFLANHYLSAVVSFPIITAGPGLVAAMWGVLVFKEIKGLKNYVLLSVSFCIILAGSLSTAFSKV